Proteins encoded by one window of Chryseobacterium aquaeductus:
- the era gene encoding GTPase Era → MHKAGFVNIVGKPNAGKSTLLNQLMGEKLAIVTQKAQTTRHRIFGIYNEEDLQIVFSDTPGVLDPKYGLQEKMMDFVKDSLQDADVFLFIVDVTDKSEQSEFLIEKLNKIPVPVLLLLNKIDQTNQEGLEKIATDWHERIPKAEILPISALNAFNIDVILPKLKSMLPESPAYYDKDMYTDKPERFFVNEAIREKILLNYEKEIPYSVEVVTEMFKENEGIIFIDSIIYVERDTQKGIIIGHKGEAIKKVGTEARIDLEKFFSKKIHLNLFVKVKKDWRKNDRDLKNFGYR, encoded by the coding sequence ATGCATAAAGCAGGATTTGTAAACATCGTTGGAAAGCCAAATGCCGGAAAATCAACCCTTCTCAATCAATTGATGGGCGAGAAGCTGGCAATCGTAACTCAAAAGGCGCAGACAACCAGACATAGAATTTTTGGAATTTATAATGAGGAAGACCTACAGATCGTATTTTCTGATACTCCCGGAGTTTTGGATCCAAAGTATGGTTTGCAGGAAAAAATGATGGACTTTGTAAAAGATTCTTTACAGGATGCGGATGTTTTTCTTTTCATCGTAGACGTTACCGATAAATCCGAACAGTCAGAATTTTTAATTGAGAAATTAAACAAAATTCCTGTGCCGGTTTTATTATTATTAAACAAAATTGATCAGACCAATCAGGAAGGTCTTGAAAAAATAGCCACCGATTGGCATGAGAGAATTCCAAAAGCGGAGATTCTTCCTATTTCAGCTTTAAATGCTTTTAATATTGATGTTATTTTACCAAAATTAAAATCAATGTTACCGGAAAGTCCGGCGTACTACGATAAAGATATGTACACCGACAAGCCGGAAAGATTCTTTGTAAACGAAGCGATTCGTGAGAAAATTCTTTTGAATTATGAAAAAGAAATTCCATATTCTGTAGAAGTTGTGACAGAAATGTTCAAAGAAAATGAAGGAATTATTTTTATTGATTCTATCATTTATGTTGAAAGAGACACGCAGAAAGGAATTATTATCGGTCATAAAGGTGAGGCAATCAAAAAGGTAGGGACAGAAGCAAGAATAGATTTGGAGAAGTTTTTCTCTAAAAAAATTCACTTGAATTTATTTGTTAAAGTAAAAAAAGACTGGAGAAAAAATGATAGAGATCTGAAGAATTTCGGATACAGATAA
- a CDS encoding DoxX family protein, translated as MTYFNSKTNLLLVDVVLLIVRLFVGFAMLSHGFPKLQMLLEGGDIKFFDFLELGPKISLGLTVFAEFVCSIFLILGLFTRIAVGFLMFTMIVAGFIVHGSDPFDKREISLLYLGIYLLIVVLGAGRFSIDGMIKKKRRASEW; from the coding sequence ATGACCTATTTTAATTCAAAAACTAATCTGTTACTCGTAGACGTTGTATTATTAATCGTAAGATTATTTGTGGGATTTGCTATGTTGTCTCATGGTTTTCCGAAACTTCAGATGTTGCTTGAGGGAGGAGATATCAAATTTTTTGATTTTTTAGAATTAGGTCCAAAAATATCTTTAGGTCTTACCGTTTTTGCGGAATTTGTTTGTTCGATATTTCTGATATTGGGATTGTTTACCAGAATTGCAGTGGGATTTCTGATGTTTACAATGATTGTAGCAGGTTTTATAGTTCATGGTTCAGATCCTTTTGATAAAAGGGAAATCAGTTTACTTTACTTGGGGATTTATCTTCTTATCGTCGTTTTAGGAGCAGGTAGATTTTCTATCGACGGAATGATTAAAAAGAAAAGAAGAGCATCGGAATGGTAA
- a CDS encoding DMT family transporter — protein sequence MNWIILIIAGLFEVGFASCLGKVKETSGTTMYLWFGGFLVCLTISMLLLIKATQTLPIGTAYAVWTGIGAVGTVVMGILVFKDPVSFWRMFFICTLIGSVIGLKAVSH from the coding sequence ATGAACTGGATTATTTTAATTATTGCCGGATTATTTGAAGTAGGTTTTGCATCTTGCTTAGGAAAAGTAAAAGAAACCTCAGGAACTACAATGTATCTTTGGTTTGGAGGATTTTTGGTCTGTCTTACCATCAGTATGCTTTTGCTTATTAAAGCAACACAAACACTTCCAATCGGGACAGCTTATGCGGTATGGACGGGAATTGGTGCAGTAGGAACAGTTGTAATGGGAATTTTGGTTTTTAAAGATCCTGTAAGTTTTTGGAGAATGTTTTTTATCTGTACTTTGATTGGCTCTGTGATTGGATTGAAAGCAGTTTCTCATTAA